TGAAAACTGCCCTGACATCTTCACGATATCCACCGTTCAGCCAGGAAGTTGTTAGTGTTTTGCGCCCCTGTGGCAGGCTGACAAGAATCGAATCGCTGAACCGGTAGACTTTTTCCCTGCCCGTGGTCTCAAAAAGAAGAGTGCTTTTTCGTTCTGCGCCGTTGCCAGTCTTTGACGGACCAGTGTCCGCATCAACCCCGTTCGTGGTTCTGGAACTCATGGAATATTCCCCAGGATATTATAGAAACAATAAATGAAAATGACACTAGCAATTCATCATTGCACAGTGCCGACATCAATATGTGAATACATATGATCTGTCCTGCGACTAAATCCGGTTACACGGAGGATCTGGTTGCACAGGACATTAATGGATATATCACTGAGTGTTTTAAATATCTTTTCAAATACAACGGGATGGAAAATCATCCCCTTACTTCATCATGTTCATGCAAAACATGGGCCTTACTGCTAGTTCCAGACTTAAGAAGCCTTGAAACATAGAATCTAGCCCAGCCGAAGATGAACAAAGAACCCAGTATATTACCAATGACCATTCCCCACCATACACCAATGAGTCCCATATTCAGGGTGAAAGCAAAGATGACGGCGAACAACGGAACGAATATCAGAGCACGCAGTATGGAAGCAAAGAGCGCATTCATACCTTTACCTACACCCTGGAACAGAGAAGAAGAAAGCAGACCAAGGGAGACGGTCGGGTAGAATATGCAGATGATCCTCAAAAATACTGTAAGGTCATCTGTAATATGTGATGCGCTCTCTGATTGTGTAAATATCCATGAAATATGAGGAGCCAGGACAAAAGTGAAGAAAGCTATTACAGTCTCCGCTATAAGACCTACCTTCATGGCGTATATGTGTGTGAAAGACACCTTGTCATAGGAGCCTTCACCATATGAGAAACCTGCAAGTGTTACTACCGCTGTGGAAATACCAATGAGCGGCGCAATGGCAATAGTAACAACACGCCATCCAACAGTGTAAACAGCAACACCATCGGTATTGCTCACAGCAATGATGATGACATTCATTACAAGCATCATAAGAGCCATTGAGGTTTGCTGAACTGATGCCGGAACGCCGACCCGGAAAATATCCCTGAGAATTGATTTTTCAAAATGGAAATCCTTGAAGTCAAATGTAATGTAAGTGTCCTTCCTGAAGAACAACCAGTTAACCATCATAACTGCGGTGACTCCCATTGAGAGCACAGTTGCCCATGCTGCACCGGCAACACCAAAGTCAAGGGTATAGATGAAAATAGGGTCAAGAATGATGTTCAGTACTGAACCGAAGATCATGGCGTTCATAGCTCTTTTAGTGTCACCCTCGCTGCGAAGGATAGCATTTGCCACATTGGTGAAGAAGAGAAGGATACTTCCTGCAAAGATGATCTTACCATAAGTACTTGCCATTGCAGCGGTCTTCCCTGCACCAATTAGAACGAATATAGGTTCAGCAAAAATGTAAAGTGGAATCGTGAAGAGAGCTGAAAGTATCAGCATCAATATCATTGTATGAACTGCAACATTGTCAGCCCCGCATTTGTCCCTTGAGCCAAGCCTGCGGGATATTGCAGAACCTGCGCCAACACCAAGACCGTTTGAAAGTGCAATTATCACAAAGAAAAACGGAAATACAAAACCAACTGCTGCAAGGGCATCCGCTCCAAGTCCTGAGACCCAGAATGTATCCACCAGGTTGTAAAGTGTCTGGACAGACATTCCAAGCATCATTGGCAATGCCAGTTTGAGCATCGCTTTTTTAGGGTCACCCAGCATGGCCTTCATGCCGGAAGTGGTTTTTCCAGGCCCTGCTTTTGGCTCAGAGTTATCATCAAAGTTATTATCAGTCATTTGAAGCCTTCTTAATTTCGTTTTCCGAAGCGATGTTCATTGCGGCCTTTTCCACAAGTGAGATGAACATGGCCTTTTCCTCATCATTGAAACCCCGAAGCAGTACACCATTGAGATCTGCACTTATTTTCATCAGCACAGGGCCCATTTTCTGACCTTCTTCGGTAAGGTAGACGCAGTACGCGCGTTTGTCATTTGGGTCGCGTTTCCTGACAACATATCCCTGGTCCTCAAGCTTGTTCACCGAGCGGGTGATGGTTGCCCTGTCATATCGCAACATATTTGCAAGCGATTCCTGACTGACACCATCATGATGAAGCAGGCGCATGAAAAACGGGAACTGTCCGCTTCCCAGACCATATGATTCCAGTTCATTTGAAAGATAGATGTTGATAGACCGGAAAAGGTGCGAAATATCACGGCCTATACATTCGTTCTTCCCTATACATTTACATGAACATGGTCTGTCATTGGATTCGGATTTCTGGTTCGGGGTCATAAAGTCACCATAATGTTGCGATGGCAATTATTGCAAACGCAATTGTTGCATATGCAAGTAATCTATAAAAGAGTATGCCGTATAAAAAAGAGGAAATGGATTCTATACAGAGCCGAAAAAAGAAGAAAGATCAATCAACAAAAAGCTCAACACCCATGATCTCAAGGAAGATCTCTTCCAGTGACGGAACTATGGTGCGCATCTCTACAATGTCCCCACCTTTGGAAGCAACCCACTTAGTAGTCTGGTTTACCACGTCAATGTCGTTTGTGATGACAACATAGTTATCATTGACTTCCTTGACAACTTCGGAAATATCATAATCCGTAATGTCATCAACCTTGAACTCAAGGCGATACTGGATCTTACCATATTCTTTTCTGATCTCTTCGGCAGTGCCAAGTGTCACAAGTCTTCCGCCTTTTAATATCAGTATCCTGTCACAGAGACTTTCCACCTGATACAGGTTGTGGGCAGTGAAAATGATAGTTTTTCCTGATTGCTTCAATGAGCGCACATAATCGGTGATGTACCTGGAGGTCATAGGATCAAGACCCGATGCAGGCTCATCGTAAATAAGAATATCAGGATCATTGATAAGCGAACGTGCGATTGCAACCTTACGCTTCATGCCTTTTGAAAGGTCACCTATCTTCTTGCCGTCAGGGTTGAGCGCAAGATCAAAAAGAAGCTCACGTATCCTTTTCTTTGCACGGTCTTTGGGAACACAGTATAACTCTGCGAAGTACAGGAGATAATCGTCTACTTCCATGCCCTCATAAAGAGGAGACTCTTCAGGAAGAAAACCAAGGAACGATTTTATCTCAACGGCATCTGTTGCTATATCCAGACCTTGCATGTGAATAGAACCGGAGGTCGGTCTGATAAGACTGCTGAGCATTTTCAGAGTTGTGGTCTTGCCTGCGCCGTTAGGCCCCACTATTCCGAATATCTGGCCCTTTTCCACAGAGAAAGAAAGGTTGTCAACGGCTACAAAATCACCATATTCCTTGCGAAGTCCTTTTACTTCTATAATTCCAGGTTCCACACTTAGACTATGATGTTTACTATATATAAATTCAATTATAAAATAAAAAAGAGCATAGTTGATCATCAACTATGCCTGCAAGCCTTAGATCTTGTACATATGAACATCCATCTGAGGGAACGGAATCTCGATATCCGCTTCATTGAATGCTGCATGTATGGCTATTGTAAGATCATTCTTCACAGCCCAGAAGTCTGAAGTATTAACCCATGCACGAAGCTGTAGATTCACTGAGGAATCTGCAAGTTCCGTGGTAATAACTGCAGGTGCCGGGTCTGCCAGAACACGGGAATCCCTTTTGATGACATCCATTGCAACCTTAACAGCTCGTGGAATATCAGTAGAGTAACTAACACCCACATCAACAGCCACTCTTCTGGTTGGCATGCGGGTCACATTGATAATTGGACTACCCCACACAAGTTTGTTAGGAATTGTTATGAACTGGTTGTCAGGTGTGAGAAGTTCTGTTGCCATAATACCCACTGCATGCACATTACCTGACATTCCATTTACTGTTACAAATTCACCTTTGTCAAGTGGCCTGAGGGATGCTATCCATACACCTGCGGCAAGGTTGTTCAGGGAATCCTGCATACCGAATCCAAGAACCAAGCCAATAACCGCTGAAAGTCCGACAACCACCGAACTTACGTCAACTCCAAGTGTACTGACCACTGCCAGCAATACACCCACGTACATCAAGGCACGCAGGAAACGCACAAGGAACTCAATGACCAGTTCAGGAAGCTTGGTCTTTTTCAATCCCTTGCGGAACATACCTGTAAGTATTCCAGCAACAACAATTCCGGCAACAAGCACCACAAGAGCAAATAAAATATTTGCCACTGTGATGGTTGTGTAAGGAATAGCCATAGATAAAATATCTGCCATTTATCACAACTCCACTAAATAACTATCCATAAAGACCTATCATAAATAGTGGGTGATTTGATGCATATAACTCTTTTTAATTTATATAGTTCATATTTTTATGAAATAGATATTAATATAATAGATTCCTAATAAAATAATAATGCCAGGCTGGTTAACTATCGCAAAATGGGAGCTGATGCGGTCAAAACTCAAATTTGACGCGCGCTCGATAATCATGCTCGTAATATCACTCATGCTCGTAATAGTGGCATCCTACGCTGCCGCACAAACAGGAATGAGCATGAACCAGAAGATATACCTTGTAGCATTTTCCCAGCCGGACGTGCAACCGATAATCCAGACTGACCAGCGTTTTGACTACATGCTTGTGGACAGGTTTGAGGCTACCGTTTACTACGAATACGGAGCCGACATGGCCATTATAGGTAACAATGTATACCTGAGCGACACACGAAAAGCAGCGTCAGCAGGTGACGCGCTGGAAAACACATTCATAGAATACAGGGAGATCGTACTCACATCTTACAACGATATAAACAACAGTCACCCGGTATGGGTCACAGTCCATGACCTTGAAAGACCCCAGGACTTCCAGCTTGCGGGAAGTACCGGCACACTGGACGAGCTCAGCAGAGGATACAACAGGACAGCCGCGCTGGAAAATATACCCGGTGGCCGTGAAGCGGCAAGTGGTAGCAGCAGTGGACGTATAAGGACAGGCTCGTCAACGATTTCCCCGGAAGATATTGCGGCACTGGATGCCACAGAAGGAAAGACATTCTTTGAGAAGCAGACACTTTCAACACCATCTAATTTCAATCCGCCTGTTCCTTTTACAGCAATACTTTACGCATTCCTGTTCATATTCCCCATATATTTCGTTTCTCAGTTCTACTCTACCAGCCTGATGGATGAGCGTACCAATCGCAAAGGTGAGCTTGTGCTTATAGCACCACTGAGAAGCAGGGATGTTGTAATTGGCAAGACCGTTCCGTATCTTGTAATAACAATGGCGATACAGACTGCCATAACTCTATACATACTCAAAATGCCATCTACAGTCGCTGATGTAGAAAGAGTACTTCTGATACTGGCTGCAATATTGCCGGTAATACTGCTCTTCTTCGCACTTTCATTTTACAGCGCGATCCTTGCAAGAAGCTTCAAGGAACTCACATTTGCAAGCGTATTCCTTTCAGTAGTAATATCAGGATACCTGTTCTTCCCTGCAATGTTCGCAAATATCCACGCAATAAGTTCCATTTCCCCGATAACCCTGATTGTCAGGCTTATAGAAGGGGAAGCTGTACCAATGAACACATACCTGTTCTCTACATTACCATTCTACCTTGTGGCAGGAGCAGTGTATGCATTTGGAACCGCTATTTTCAGGGAAGAGGATCTGTTCACCCAGAAGTCCATCGGCTCAAAGATAATAGATTGCTTTGAGATGTTCCTTTCATACCGCTACGGGTCAGTATTTTTCCTGAGCATCATCTTCATTCCGGTAGTATATATGACACAGCTTATGCTCATTGTCATGCTATTCAACCTGCCGGTTCCGTATTCAATACTTGCAATGATAGTACTGTCAGCACTGGCTGAAGAGATAGTCAAATCTATCGGGATATATACACTTTTCAAAAGGAAGATAACCGAGGTTACATTCAAAAATGCAATCCGGCTGTCAATACTGGCAGGTGCAGGATTCTTTGTCGGAGAAAAAGCTGTTGCAGTCCTTACACTTGCACCTATCGCAAGTTCAGCTTTTGGAACGGTAATGACATTGGGTGCAATGTTGCTTATACCACTGCTTCTGCATGTTACAACTGTAACTATCAGTTCACTTATCATGTACTGGAAGGGACCGAACGCCTACAAGTATGCGGTCGTAGCTGCAACAATATTCCATACAATATATAACATGACAATTCTCAGGGGGCTGTTATTCTGAGCGGCAGAAATTCATGCAGGAAAATGAAAACTGTGGCTAAGAAGGAGTTCAAAGACCTGCTTACAGAGAAAACATTCATCCTTGCGATTATCATCCAGCTTTTCATAGCCTCGTTCTCAACCTTCCTGGTCATAGGACTGACATCTTTCTATGACCCAACGGCACTTGGAAATGTTGAATTTGAAGGAGTGAACATCGGAGTTGTCGGAACTGCAGATGATGAACTTTACCGTGTACTGATAGAGAACGATGTGCAGGCCTACCTTTATGATGATTTCATCCCGGCATACGGTGACTTCTTTGACCGGAAAATAGATGCCATCATAGTAACTCCTATTGGAACAGCCGAAGGCACGGACCTGCTCAATGTTGATATATATCTTCCTAAATCAGAGATCAAAGCCACTGTCATATCACTTCAACTGAAGAACTCACTGGAAGAATACGAACAGAACGTCAGGGATGTAAGAACCCAGAGACTTCCGGGATATACACCTATAGATTTTAACATAATTAAAAGAGGGGTCAGGGCTTCCTCGACTTTCTTTGAGTTCGTTTACGTGGCACTGCTTCCACTACTTGTATTCACGCCTGCTTTTATCTCAGGTGGTCTTGTGATTGATTTCATAACAGAGGAATATGAACGCAAGACCATGGACCTGTTGCTGGCATCACCGGCATCCCTGCTTGAGATCATAAGTGGCAAAGCCATACTTGCTATCATTATCGTTCCATTGCAATCGTTTGTATGGATGCTGCTTCTGTCCATGAACCGCATATCCATAAGTAATTCACTTCAGATCTTGCTGGTAGTAACTCTGATAGCAGGAGTGCTGGTATTCTCAAGCACCATAATTGCGGTGTTCTTCAAGGACAGAGGTGTTGCACAGCTATTGTACTCTCTTGTGCTGATATTCCTGTTCATGTCATCGTACCTGTTCACAAATTCCCCGCTTAACCTTGTAACAAGGCTCTCCATCGATAGCATACCTGCTGTTGAAAGCTGGACATGGACTGGCATGTACACGCTTCTGGCACTTTTCCTCTACATGGCAACAATGTTTGTAATCAAAAAAGACCCACGTAACATTTAAAGAAAATACACGGATGATAATGATGCGACCGATCAAGCTGCTTTTACTGACAATAATCCTGATGGCATTCATAAATCCCGTAGATTCCACTGCAATTAAAGAGGAAGACATATGGATATTCCAGGGTTCGTATGAACTTGGTGTCGGGGAGAGGGCACAACTTGAAGGATTCACAGTAAAAGTGAACGACATCAATACTGAGAACGTGTCCGAAGCAACTCTGCTGATATACAGTAACTCTGTTTTCATGGAGTCTTTTACTGTAGATGCCGGCGTAAATAATGAATACAACTATGATGGCGAACTGAAGATCAATGTCATGTCCCTGGATGAGAACAAGATATCCCTGGAGATATACAAACATAAATCCGAGCTTGTGTGGGTCACCGATATTCCAAAGACTGCATTTAAGGTGGGAGATTCACTTACTGGAAACGATTACCGTATTACACTTAAAGGAATCAATGAAGGAACAGCAAATGTAGTTGTCAAACTTGATGGTGAAGAGTACGAGAGAACATACATTAGTGGCGCTTATGAAAAGTTCTCTGAGGATTTTATGATAAATATCGTGTACATCAACAAGAACACTCAGGAAGTCTTCATCGAAACACTCAAACCCGGTGAACCCAAAATCCAGATAGATGCCGGCAATATCCAGGAAAGCTATGAGCCTGATGAGTATGTGGAATACGAACTTGTGGTGACAAATAACGGGTCGATACCACTGCATGGGATCATACTGACAACCGAATGTGATGATGGCGAAGTTGAACTTGTAACACAGCAGCACTCCATACTTGAACCGGGGAAGAAGAAGAAATTCCAGATACTGGTTAAGCCTGATGTTGAACCTGTTACCGGGAATATCACGATCACTACCAGTGTGCAAGGTTACGATTACAGGGGAAATCAATACAACAATGAGATTAAGACGCAAGCCACGGTCAATTCATATATTTCCATTGAAAAGGAAGTGATCTCTAAAGAGAAAACATCCGAAGACCCTGAATTTGGAACTGAGCAGTATTTCCAGATCAATATTACAGTTGCCAACAAAGCAAATTTCCAGACCGCAGTCACAGTTACCGATGTTCTGCCTCCTGAATTCATACCAAATGACATTGAAAGCACCGAATGGTCAATGGCTCTTTCTGCAGGAGAAACAAAGAGCATCGGATATTTTGCATCCTCAACCGAACCGGGAGATTTCACTTTTGAGCCTGCAACTGTTGTCTGGAAAGACAGCGGTGAGACCTTCACTATGCAATCCAACTCGATTGAAGGAACATTCCATGTGAGTGGTTCAAAGGTCATGCTGCAGAAAGAAATAACTTCCAGCTACATGGTTGTGGGTGAGACTATCGATGTTATTCTCAAAGTCACAAATGACGGAGACGAAGATATCAGTATCTCATTCAGGGAAGATATACCGGATGAACTCAGTTATGTTGTTGGAGAAAGGGAATGGCATGGTACAATGGCAGCAGGAGCAACAAAGGAGTTCACATACACTGTAAAGGCTGAAAGAGCAGGAGAATATTACCTGCCTGAAACCGAACTCAGCCTCACGGATGAGAACGACAGGAAGGATAGTGTGGTTTCAGATGAACTTTTCCTTTACATTGACGATGCACCTGCTGAAGCAGAAGATGAATACTACGAAGAGACTTACAACCAGGTTGATGCATCATCTTCGTACCCCGCTGACACGTCTGTTGCAGACCCTGACATTACAGGTGTGGAAGTAATGAAGTTTTTAGTTTCGACTTTTGTGAGCCTTTTCACCATAATTGCAATCGTACCGACCTTCGCATATTTATTTATATCCAGAGTATATAAGTAATGTAAAAAAATATTGACACCAGGAATTGAGTATGAATATTGCAGCGTTTATAGGATCGTCGATGCTTTTTGCCCTGTTCGCCATTGTAGTGCTCTTTGTCCTGATAAACATGTCATCAAGACTTGCACTTATTATACTACTGGTAATCCCGCTTGCATTCATTTTTGTGATACCGGACATCTCAATAGCTTTTCTTTCCGTTGAGCAGATGTCACTTGCAAACGGACTTGTGCCGGTGAATAATTTTCACATATTGCTCATGATCTGGTCAACTCTCATAGGCGTTATCCTGTACACGGAGTTTTTGACATGGTACCTTGGAAAAGGGATGAGGATGAAGAAAAAATCGGATGACACCATGAAAACCAGTTTTTCTGCAAAACTGGATAAGAGTTTTTACGATGCCATTGGAACGGTCAAGGGCATGCTTAACCGCAAAAAATGACCGGCACAAAGGTGTTATGGAAATAGCGCACTTTTAAAGTACATTTTTAGATCAATAAATGCGAGGTATGTGCCTGAGAGCCAAAGAACCAACAGAAAGTAACGATGAGGTCGTAACTACCACCCGGGAGTTCAAACCACAGCCATGGAGAGCCGGACTGTATTCCGCAATATTTCCCGGACTTGGCCAGATGTACAATGGGGATTTTGCCAGAGGGTCTTTTTATTTTGTCCTGACATTCATACTGATAATCACATTTTATTTCGTCATAACGTTCTTCATTTTCATTGTATTCTGGCTGTACAACATATACCAGGCTTACAGCTATGCAAGCAGTTTTGGTAAAGACATCAACAAAGAACAAGAAGAATAAGAAAAAGGAAGGAGTAAATACTCCTTTTATGTAGAGTTATTTCTGTTATATGGTGCTGCTGCCAGTGATGAGACACCACTTGCTGCAATTGAACTGTAAACTGGCTGTGTTGGTGCAAGCCATACGGCACCTGATCCCTCAAATGTCTGGAGAAGACCTTCGCCGGATGTAAGTTTGCCTGCAAGTCCTTTGCCTGATCTTTCAACACTGAACTTAACAGAATCTGACCTGAGGAGGGCAAAGTTACCGTCAACCTGAAGACGCTCGTTGTCGAGGTTGTATTTCAGGATCTCAGACATTGGCACCGGGCTTTCAAGTATGCATGTGCCTGTTCCGCTGATCTTTGTCTGGAACCATCCTTCGCCACCGAAAAGACCTGCTGTGATATTCTTCTGACTTGCAACGCCTACTTCAAGGCTGGATTCTGCACAGTAGAAAATGCCCTTGTCCACAATTATAGAACCGTTGTCAAGGCTTACAATGATGAAATGACTGAAACTTGGTTCAAGGAATACCTCACCGCATCCCTTGTACAGTGGGTTAAAAGCTGATTCGTTTGTGAGCTTATTCTTGATCATCTTCTTTGCAAGACCACCGACTCCACCGATGTTTGCATCGCAGGTGATGTTGCCTTTCTGGAAATAAAGAGCTCCAGGCTCTACGATAACACCGCTGTTGTCCAATGTGACCTTTACCTGTTTGAGGGTCATTCCAGCTCTGTTAAGATAATAGAGATTCTTTGCAAGCGCAGGGTTCTTGCTTCCTGTAAGAGATTTGTATTCTATGACCTCTACTTTGAAATTTCCTTTATCGACACTATCAAGAACATTGATGTTGTTATAGAATTTACTTTCCGCCATAATACCACATCCAAGTGAGAAATCACTAAGGTAGATTAACTTTGCTTTTAGTATCGAATATTATATTAATATATGGCATATAAATATATCCAAACTGTGAAACCGCATGTACTCTAACCCAATCATACACGGCCCGCAACCTTACAAAATTGCAGTCATACATGGCGGCCCCGGTGCCCCTGGAACTGTAACTGATATGGCAGAAAAACTTTCAGACAAATACAGTGTACTGGAACCTTTGCAGACTGCCATGAGCATTGACGGGCAGATCAATGAACTCAGGTCAATGCTGAAAAAACATGCAAAATTGCCAGTAACTTTAATAGGCCACTCATGGGGAGCATGGCTGGCTTTCATGTTCACTGCACGCTATCCGACATATGTCAGTAAGCTAATTCTTGTGGCCAGCGGACCTTTTGAGGAACACTACGCCAGATCAATAATGGCTACAAGACTTGAAAGACTTGGTGAAAGCGGAAGACAGGAATATTTACATTTGAGTACAAGCATGAATAATCCTGCTGTGAGCAATAAGAACGTTGCTTTTGCCAGGTTTGGAAAACTCATTTCTGATGCTGACTCCTTTGAGCTGGAATCAATGTGGAAAATAAATCCGACATTCTGTCATGACTGTTATAATCTCAATAAGCGAGTATGGGAAGAAGCTGATTACCTTAGAAGAACGAAAAAGCTCCTGAACATGGGAAAAGAGATACATTGTCCTGTAGTCGCTATACACGGAGACTATGATCCGCACCCTTACGAAGGTGTAAAAGAACCCCTCTCGCAAATACTGGAAAATTTCAGGTTCATCCTGCTTGAGAACTGCGGCCACTATCCGTGGCTGGAAAGACATGCTGCCGGAGAATTCTACCGGGTTCTGGAAAAAGAGCTGGAATGATAACTGAAGTAAATGATAAAAGAAAAGAGGCTGACGAACAATCATTCATCAGCAACGTCGTGATAGTAATATTCACCTTTGGATTTCTGCTCCCTGTCAAGCCTTGAGTCCTTTTTGTTGACCCTTGGACGGGAAGTATCCTCATCACGTCTGAATGTGATATCCAGATTTGCAAGGAACTTGTTCATTCCATCCTGCATGCTGGATGGCTGGTGTGCCTTACCATAGACTGCCGGCTCACCTTCAAAGACTATGAGACGTTCGCTCAGCATGTCTATCATGTAGATGTCGTGGTCAACGACCATTGCGGTCTTACCGTTGTTCTCGGCGAATCTTTTAATGACCCTTGTTGCCAGTGAACGTTGTTCTACGTCAAGATGGGCGCTTGGTTCGTCAAGAATATACATGTCAGCTTCCTGACAGAGACATGCGGCAATAGCAACCCTCTGGAGTTCACCACCACTGAGCTCTGTGAGCATGCGGTCATAGAGTCTCTCAATGTTCAGCGGTTTTGCAATCTCGGTCTGGAAATAACTGCTATTGAATTTGTTAGAGAGGCCGCCAAGGAAGTATCGAACCTGCATCGGGCTGTCAGCTTTGATGTACTGTGGTTTATATGCGATCTTGATGTCAAGGTCAAGTTTACCTTCATCAGGTTCGACCTCGCCTGCAAGTATCTTTACAAATGTGGATTTACCGATACCGTTCGGACCAACAATTCCCAGTACCTCACCCTCTTTCAGTGAGCCACCATCGGTTGAAAGAGAAAATCCTTCACCGTATTTCTTGGAAAATGCGTCATAGTCTACAAGTGTGTTGATATCAGTCTCAACTCTTGGAGGGTGAACCTCGAACTTAATAGCTTCAGGCCTTATACGCACGTTCTCTTCAGGCAGGAAGCCTTTCAGATACTGGTTAATTGCAATGCGTACACCCTTTGGATGTGTGATGACACCATACCCTCCAGGCTCACCGTATGCAACGTGCACTGCATCAGCAAGCATGTCAAGTATCGCAAGGTCGTGTTCTACAACAAGAACTGCTTTATCCTCAGATATCTCCTGAATGAGCTGTGCGGTGTTGATACGCTGGTAAATATCAAGATATGGACTTATTTCATCAAAGAAGTAAAAATCTGCATCTTTAGCTGCACAGGCTGCAATGGCAACTCTCTGAAGTTCTCCACCACTAAGCTCTGTTATTTTGCGGTCCATTACATGTGCAAGGTTGAGACGGTCAATAAGTTCAGGAAGCTTGCCTCTTTCGTCGGTCCTGTCAAGGAGCTCGCTTGTCTTGCCCTTGAAAGCCTTTGGGATCATATCCACATACTGAGGCTTCTGTGAGACTTTTATGTCGCCTTCAACTACGTCACTGAAATAATCATAAAGGGCTGTACCTGCATAGTGTTCGAGAACCCTTTCCCAGTTGCTGTTATCCTCTGAGAAGTTAGGAACAAGAGTTCCGGAAAGGATCTGAACTGCGGTACTTTTACCGATACCATTCGGACCAAGGATACCTGTTACTTTTCCTACCTGTGGGATCGGAAGGCCATATAGTGCAAAGCCATTCGGGCCGTACCTGTGGGTAGGCTCTGTAAGCGCTTCAGGAAGACCGATTATCATTATAGCTTCAAATGGGCACTTGTGGACACATATAC
The sequence above is a segment of the uncultured Methanolobus sp. genome. Coding sequences within it:
- a CDS encoding alpha/beta hydrolase; amino-acid sequence: MYSNPIIHGPQPYKIAVIHGGPGAPGTVTDMAEKLSDKYSVLEPLQTAMSIDGQINELRSMLKKHAKLPVTLIGHSWGAWLAFMFTARYPTYVSKLILVASGPFEEHYARSIMATRLERLGESGRQEYLHLSTSMNNPAVSNKNVAFARFGKLISDADSFELESMWKINPTFCHDCYNLNKRVWEEADYLRRTKKLLNMGKEIHCPVVAIHGDYDPHPYEGVKEPLSQILENFRFILLENCGHYPWLERHAAGEFYRVLEKELE
- a CDS encoding DUF5683 domain-containing protein codes for the protein MRGMCLRAKEPTESNDEVVTTTREFKPQPWRAGLYSAIFPGLGQMYNGDFARGSFYFVLTFILIITFYFVITFFIFIVFWLYNIYQAYSYASSFGKDINKEQEE
- a CDS encoding ribosome biogenesis/translation initiation ATPase RLI translates to MRIAILNKDRCQPRRCSHECEKYCPRVRTGDETIIFGEDGKPIISEEMCVGCGICVHKCPFEAIMIIGLPEALTEPTHRYGPNGFALYGLPIPQVGKVTGILGPNGIGKSTAVQILSGTLVPNFSEDNSNWERVLEHYAGTALYDYFSDVVEGDIKVSQKPQYVDMIPKAFKGKTSELLDRTDERGKLPELIDRLNLAHVMDRKITELSGGELQRVAIAACAAKDADFYFFDEISPYLDIYQRINTAQLIQEISEDKAVLVVEHDLAILDMLADAVHVAYGEPGGYGVITHPKGVRIAINQYLKGFLPEENVRIRPEAIKFEVHPPRVETDINTLVDYDAFSKKYGEGFSLSTDGGSLKEGEVLGIVGPNGIGKSTFVKILAGEVEPDEGKLDLDIKIAYKPQYIKADSPMQVRYFLGGLSNKFNSSYFQTEIAKPLNIERLYDRMLTELSGGELQRVAIAACLCQEADMYILDEPSAHLDVEQRSLATRVIKRFAENNGKTAMVVDHDIYMIDMLSERLIVFEGEPAVYGKAHQPSSMQDGMNKFLANLDITFRRDEDTSRPRVNKKDSRLDREQKSKGEYYYHDVADE
- a CDS encoding AIM24 family protein, which encodes MAESKFYNNINVLDSVDKGNFKVEVIEYKSLTGSKNPALAKNLYYLNRAGMTLKQVKVTLDNSGVIVEPGALYFQKGNITCDANIGGVGGLAKKMIKNKLTNESAFNPLYKGCGEVFLEPSFSHFIIVSLDNGSIIVDKGIFYCAESSLEVGVASQKNITAGLFGGEGWFQTKISGTGTCILESPVPMSEILKYNLDNERLQVDGNFALLRSDSVKFSVERSGKGLAGKLTSGEGLLQTFEGSGAVWLAPTQPVYSSIAASGVSSLAAAPYNRNNST